The Metabacillus schmidteae nucleotide sequence TACCGATGGTCTTGGTATTTTACTAGTATGGATGATTCTAGTTTTTGTCTTTCATTCACTTTCTTTATTTTTACAAAATTTTTGGATGATTGGAATATCTCAATTTACGGTGAATGAAATGAGGGCAGACTTATTTCAACATCTTCATCGCTTACCGATTTCTTTTTTTGATAAGAAACAGCACGGTGAATTGATGAGCAGGGTAACAAATGATATTGAAAATGTTAGTTCAACATTGAACAGCTCAGTTATTCAAATTTTCTCCAGTCTTCTAACTCTCGTAGGTACGGTCACAGTCATGGTACTGTTAAGTCCGATGCTTACAGCTATTACTTTATTCATTATTCCTTTGATGGTTTTGGGTATGAAATGGATAACGAAACGGACGGGGCGATTATTTAAATATCAGCAACAAAATGTAGGGGAACTAAATGGATATATTGAAGAAGTCATATCAGGCCAAAAAATGGTTAAGGCTTATTCACAGGAAGATCGGGTCATACAAGAATTTATTGTTAAAGGCGAGCAATTAAAAAATTCAGGTTTCTGGGCTCAAACCATTTCAGGGTTTATTCCAAAAGTCATGAATATGTTAAATAACCTAAGTTTCGCTGTTATTGCGGGCATTGGTGGTTTGTTTGCTTTAAATGGCATGATTACAATTGGAGTGATTGTCATATTTGCAGAATATGCAAGACAATTTACCCGTCCACTAAACGATCTTGCCAATCAATTTAATACATTGTTATCTGCTATTGCAGGAGCTGAAAGGGTTTTTGATATTTTAGAAGAGACACAAGAAAAGGATGATCAATCGAAGGATGATTCTTTAGATATTCAAGGTGAGGTCATTTTTGAAAATGTATCATTTTCCTATGAAGAGGGAGAAAATCAACAAACAATCAATCATGTTTTTCTTCATGCTTCACCTGGTGAAGTAATTGCCTTAGTGGGTCCAACAGGAGCTGGAAAAACAACGTTAATTAACCTTCTTACTCGTTTTTATGACCCCGATGATGGAAGGATAGTCGTTGATGGAATAAATATTGACGAAATTGGACGAAGTACATTACGTAGACAGATGGCATTTGTTTTACAAGATACATTTCTTTTTCAAGGAACAGTCATGGATAATATTCGTTATGGACGGTTGGATGCGACAGACGAAGAAATTATCGAAGCGGCAAAGCTGGCGAATGCAGATAAGTTTATTCAAAAGCTTCCAAATGGATATCATACACAAATCCAACATGAAGGCAATGGAATAAGTCATGGGCAGAAGCAATTATTAGCTATTGCAAGAGCAATGCTTGCCAATCCTAAGATTCTCTTGTTAGACGAAGCAACGAGCAGTATAGATACAATAACAGAATTGCGTATTCAAGAAGCTCTCTCCAGGTTAATGAAAGGAAGAACAACGTTTGTGATTGCACACCGTTTAAATACGATCCAAAATGCTGATCAAATTATTGTCTTAAAAGATGGAGAGATTATTGAAAAAGGAACACATGATGAATTACTAGAGAAACAAGGATTCTATTACGAATTACAGGCTCAACATCAAGCTGTTAATTAAGAAGATTATAGAGATATAGTCTTCTTTTTTGTACTTATAATTTGTCGAAAAATGTCTAATCGTAGATAAATCCTCATAATCGGAGCTAAACTCTAAAAAGAAATCGAAGCTAAAATGCTGGTAATCAAAGCTAAACCTCGAAAAATCGCAGATAAACATTCTGCGGTTCGACATAGGGGCACGGTGGTCCCCAGTATTAGTGATAATAATATAACATAGTAGAAACAGTATCACTATTTCAAGGCACATCACTAATAGTTTAGTTTTTGCTAAGAGCATTCATGTTCATGTCCTTCATTGTGAGCATTCCTTGCACAATCTATTATTGTCATAAAAGCAAATCAGCAAAGATTTCCGTAAAGAGTTTATACAATCAATACAATGAAAGACTTCACCGCGTTAAAAAACACATGTACATCAGTTATCATGACTGATTATTCCATAAAGTTTCAGCGGGTAAATTAAACATTTGTTTTATTTTTTAGAACAGCTAATTTATTTTTTTACAATAAAATTAAATTGTGAGATCCCCTGACATTTGTATTGTTTTCTCTGGACAATTTGATTATAATCTCCTTAGAAAGAAAATTCTGTATTTTCAAAAAGGGGGTTGTGCTTTTGGAGGAATTTGTTACAGCGTTGAATGGGGTATTATGGAGTACACCAGTTATTTATATTTTACTGGGTGTAGGTTTGTTGTTTTCGATTTTAACTCGCTTCCTGCAAGTAAGGCATATTAAGGAAATGGTAACGCTTATGTTCCAGGGGAAGAGCTCTGAAGCTGGGGTTTCTTCATTCCAAGCATTAGCGATGGCGCTTTCCGGACGTGTGGGTACAGGGAACATCGCCGGGGTTGCTACGGCAATTGCATTTGGTGGGCCTGGAGCTGTATTTTGGATGTGGGCAATTGCGTTTATAGGTGCTTCAAGTGCATTCATTGAGTCAACTCTTGCACAAATTTATAAGGTTAAACAAGACGGGCAATATCGCGGTGGTCCAGCCTACTTTATTGAAAAGGGTATTGGGTGGAAATGGTTTGCTGTTCTCTTTGCATTTGCAGCATTAATTGCGATGGCTATTTTAATGCCTGGGGTTCAAGCTAATTCCATTGCTGTAGGTATGGAAAATGCATTTGGGATTCCAAAAGCAGCAACTGGTTTAGTCGTTATTTTATTATTAGCAATTATTATTTTCGGTGGGGTTAAACGTATTGCTACAACAGCACAGCTTATTGTGCCGTTCATGGCATTAGGGTATATAGCTTTATCACTTGTTATCATTTTAATGAATATT carries:
- a CDS encoding ABC transporter ATP-binding protein, which translates into the protein MLKQLTRPFKYKRLELENNVTGKRKQTVGLKEGFSTIIKLWRYLSEKKGQFLLVLFMVLVSSALALLGPYLIGTAIDEYIVSKDTDGLGILLVWMILVFVFHSLSLFLQNFWMIGISQFTVNEMRADLFQHLHRLPISFFDKKQHGELMSRVTNDIENVSSTLNSSVIQIFSSLLTLVGTVTVMVLLSPMLTAITLFIIPLMVLGMKWITKRTGRLFKYQQQNVGELNGYIEEVISGQKMVKAYSQEDRVIQEFIVKGEQLKNSGFWAQTISGFIPKVMNMLNNLSFAVIAGIGGLFALNGMITIGVIVIFAEYARQFTRPLNDLANQFNTLLSAIAGAERVFDILEETQEKDDQSKDDSLDIQGEVIFENVSFSYEEGENQQTINHVFLHASPGEVIALVGPTGAGKTTLINLLTRFYDPDDGRIVVDGINIDEIGRSTLRRQMAFVLQDTFLFQGTVMDNIRYGRLDATDEEIIEAAKLANADKFIQKLPNGYHTQIQHEGNGISHGQKQLLAIARAMLANPKILLLDEATSSIDTITELRIQEALSRLMKGRTTFVIAHRLNTIQNADQIIVLKDGEIIEKGTHDELLEKQGFYYELQAQHQAVN